In Chryseobacterium lactis, a single genomic region encodes these proteins:
- a CDS encoding dihydrofolate reductase family protein — translation MKKVILNLAVSLDGFIEGANGEIDWCIMDDDMNFNAFIESIDTMFYGRVSYDAWGNYQPDESISPAEKTMWNGIHSKNKFVFSHHDRRDQNATFVTSGIADKVAELKQQGGKDIWLYEGANLIKTFINLGLIDIYKISVHPVVLGSGKPLFEDLKGRIGLKLINTNIFKSGVVELTYEPE, via the coding sequence ATGAAAAAAGTGATCTTAAATTTAGCAGTTAGCTTAGATGGGTTTATAGAAGGAGCAAACGGCGAAATTGATTGGTGCATTATGGATGATGACATGAATTTTAATGCCTTTATAGAAAGCATAGACACGATGTTTTATGGCAGGGTTAGTTATGATGCCTGGGGCAATTATCAGCCTGATGAAAGTATAAGTCCAGCGGAAAAAACAATGTGGAATGGAATACATTCAAAAAATAAATTTGTTTTCTCGCACCACGATAGAAGAGATCAGAATGCTACTTTCGTCACTTCAGGCATAGCAGATAAAGTAGCTGAGCTTAAACAGCAGGGCGGTAAAGATATTTGGCTTTACGAAGGAGCAAATCTCATAAAGACGTTTATTAATCTGGGACTTATTGATATCTACAAAATATCGGTACATCCGGTTGTTTTGGGAAGTGGGAAACCATTGTTTGAAGATTTGAAAGGCCGCATCGGATTGAAACTAATCAATACCAACATTTTTAAATCGGGAGTTGTTGAACTTACTTACGAACCTGAATAA
- the traM gene encoding conjugative transposon protein TraM, whose amino-acid sequence MKENENKKSVVRVTEGNPAATADVLQNGAQNNKEKLKKPLIFGLMAIVFVGCMYLIFKPSEDNKTTENIGLNDAVPQATGAGMPDDKGKAYEQEMLERKDQEKRNALATLSDYWNSEEKEEPTEELFTNEEENSGFGSNSRKPGRNGNPTLNSYRNMQSTLGSFYQDDNSETMQLRRQVDELKEKLSERDVPPVATVDDQLKLMEKSYEMAAKYLPQNANTGSAAPTGGTTPAAAGINQKEHFVAFTPARKNTVSALYREPTDSAFLEDWSQSKNRGFYSAGATGQVVQPKNSIRASVHEAQTVIGETGVRLRLLEPAQTPQRTIPKGTIVTANAKFQGGRLQLKVMSVELEGNIIPVDITIYDIDGQQGLYVPYSPEMNALTEMAGNMSQTSGTSLMLSRSAGQQIAADMSRGVIQGISGYFSKKVRTPKVTLKAGHQVFLVSKK is encoded by the coding sequence ATGAAAGAAAATGAGAACAAAAAATCGGTTGTTCGGGTAACCGAGGGAAATCCGGCTGCAACTGCTGATGTGCTACAAAATGGCGCACAGAATAACAAGGAAAAGCTGAAAAAGCCTTTAATCTTTGGCTTAATGGCGATTGTCTTCGTGGGTTGTATGTACCTCATATTTAAGCCCTCCGAAGATAATAAGACCACTGAGAATATCGGACTGAACGATGCCGTTCCACAGGCAACGGGAGCAGGAATGCCTGACGATAAAGGCAAGGCTTATGAACAGGAAATGTTGGAACGTAAAGACCAGGAAAAACGTAATGCTCTGGCAACGCTATCAGACTACTGGAATTCGGAAGAAAAAGAAGAGCCTACAGAGGAGCTATTTACTAATGAGGAGGAGAATTCTGGCTTTGGCAGTAATAGCAGAAAACCTGGAAGAAACGGAAATCCCACATTGAACAGCTACCGCAATATGCAAAGTACATTGGGTTCATTCTATCAGGACGATAATTCGGAAACAATGCAACTCCGAAGACAAGTAGATGAACTGAAAGAAAAATTATCAGAAAGAGATGTGCCGCCTGTAGCAACAGTAGATGATCAATTAAAATTAATGGAGAAGTCCTACGAAATGGCCGCAAAGTATTTGCCACAAAATGCCAATACCGGGAGCGCTGCCCCCACTGGCGGTACAACTCCCGCTGCTGCGGGTATAAACCAAAAAGAGCATTTTGTAGCGTTTACACCGGCACGGAAAAATACTGTTTCAGCCCTTTATCGAGAACCGACGGACAGTGCTTTCTTAGAAGACTGGAGCCAATCCAAAAATCGGGGTTTCTACAGCGCAGGTGCTACCGGACAGGTAGTACAGCCCAAAAATAGTATTAGAGCCTCCGTACACGAAGCGCAAACGGTTATAGGCGAAACTGGAGTGCGTTTGCGTTTATTGGAGCCAGCCCAAACGCCACAACGTACCATCCCTAAAGGAACAATTGTGACCGCAAATGCCAAATTTCAGGGCGGGCGTTTACAGTTAAAAGTAATGTCTGTAGAACTGGAAGGTAATATCATTCCGGTAGATATTACGATTTACGACATAGATGGACAACAGGGCTTATACGTTCCGTACTCGCCGGAAATGAACGCGCTGACAGAAATGGCGGGCAATATGAGCCAAACTTCGGGGACTAGCCTCATGTTAAGCCGCTCGGCAGGGCAACAGATCGCTGCTGACATGAGCCGTGGCGTAATACAGGGAATTTCTGGCTACTTCTCCAAAAAAGTAAGAACACCGAAAGTTACACTCAAAGCTGGTCATCAAGTCTTCCTTGTATCAAAAAAATAA
- the traK gene encoding conjugative transposon protein TraK: MEFKTLRNIENSFRQIRLYAIVFAVLCTSVVGYAVWRSYRFAEEQRQKIYVLDNGKSMMLALSQDAAINRPVEAREHVRRFHELFFTLAPDKNAIESNMKRAFNLADKSAFDYYKDLSEKGYYSRIISGNVQQRIEVDSVVCNFDNYPYAVRTYAKQFIIRSSNVTRRNLITSCYLVNSVRSDNNPQGFNIEKFAVVENKDIEVIER; the protein is encoded by the coding sequence ATGGAATTTAAAACGTTAAGAAATATCGAAAACAGCTTTAGGCAGATAAGATTATATGCCATTGTGTTTGCTGTTCTCTGTACCAGTGTGGTAGGATACGCCGTATGGCGTTCCTATCGCTTTGCAGAAGAACAACGTCAAAAAATATATGTACTGGATAATGGTAAATCCATGATGCTTGCCTTGTCGCAGGATGCGGCCATCAACCGGCCCGTTGAAGCAAGAGAACACGTCAGGAGATTTCACGAACTTTTCTTTACGCTTGCCCCCGATAAGAACGCTATTGAAAGCAATATGAAACGGGCATTTAACCTTGCCGATAAAAGTGCTTTCGATTACTACAAAGACTTGTCGGAAAAAGGCTATTACAGCCGCATCATTTCGGGGAACGTGCAGCAGCGTATAGAGGTAGATAGTGTGGTGTGCAATTTCGACAACTACCCGTATGCAGTGCGTACCTATGCCAAACAGTTCATCATCCGGTCAAGCAATGTAACCAGGCGAAACCTGATTACTTCCTGCTATCTCGTCAACTCCGTTCGTTCCGACAATAATCCGCAGGGCTTCAATATTGAAAAATTTGCAGTCGTGGAAAATAAGGATATAGAGGTTATCGAACGCTAA
- the traN gene encoding conjugative transposon protein TraN, with amino-acid sequence MKNHLKTFWAFALILGFAVQSYAQDSTRTPLALGKIEPYRLEVTYDKTSHLIFPTAIRYVDLGSEYLIAGKAEDAENVLRVKASVRDFEPETNFSVITNDGRFYSFNVHYSSYPEAMSYDLLTMQKAVDKANGNDVLFEELGNNSPSLAGLLLETIYKKDKRIVKHIGAKSFGILFILKGIYIHNGKYYFHTELRNRTNVPYEIDFINFKVVDKKVAKRTVVQERPLTPLRTYTPLNGIAGKSTEQNVFLLDQFTIADDKALLIEIFEKNGGRHQTLQVENSDLIKARLINDMYLKF; translated from the coding sequence ATGAAAAATCATTTAAAAACCTTTTGGGCTTTTGCCCTTATACTCGGCTTTGCCGTACAGTCTTATGCTCAGGATAGTACCAGAACGCCACTTGCATTAGGTAAGATAGAACCCTACCGTTTGGAAGTCACTTACGACAAAACTTCTCACCTGATTTTTCCGACCGCTATCCGTTATGTGGATTTAGGCAGCGAATACCTGATTGCAGGTAAAGCAGAAGATGCCGAAAATGTTTTGCGTGTAAAAGCATCGGTAAGGGATTTTGAGCCGGAAACCAATTTTTCTGTGATTACCAATGACGGACGTTTTTATAGCTTCAATGTGCATTACAGTTCCTACCCGGAGGCAATGAGCTATGACCTGCTCACGATGCAAAAGGCAGTGGATAAAGCTAACGGTAATGATGTGCTTTTTGAGGAACTGGGTAACAATTCCCCCTCATTGGCCGGATTACTACTGGAAACCATTTACAAGAAAGACAAGCGCATTGTAAAGCATATCGGGGCTAAGAGTTTCGGCATTCTGTTTATTCTCAAAGGCATTTACATCCACAACGGCAAATACTATTTCCACACGGAATTGAGAAACCGTACCAATGTGCCTTACGAGATTGATTTTATCAATTTCAAAGTGGTGGATAAAAAGGTAGCTAAACGCACCGTAGTTCAGGAACGCCCACTAACTCCTTTGAGAACTTACACGCCATTGAATGGCATTGCCGGAAAATCGACCGAGCAAAACGTGTTCCTGTTAGACCAGTTTACCATTGCCGATGACAAGGCGCTGCTGATTGAGATTTTCGAGAAAAACGGCGGCAGGCATCAAACATTGCAGGTCGAAAATTCGGATCTGATCAAAGCCCGTTTGATAAACGACATGTACCTGAAATTTTAA
- the traJ gene encoding conjugative transposon protein TraJ, producing the protein MEWDNLHELLRSLYDDMMPLAGDMAAVAKGLAGLGALFYVALKVWQALSRAEPIDMFPLLRPFALGLCIMFFPTIVLGTINAVLRPVVTGTHAILQDQVLDLNKLQQQKDQLEYEAMVRNPETAYMVSDEEFDKKLDELGWSPSDIGTMAGMYMDRQAYKIEKAIKDWFRNLLEILFQAAALVIDTIRTFFLIVLSILGPIAFAISVWDGFQSTLTQWLTRYVSVYLWLPVSDLFSSMLARIQSLILERDIAMLADPTYIPDTSNTVYIIFMIIGIIGYFTIPTVTGWVIQAGGAGNFTRNVNTTAMKAGNIAGAGAGSTVGNIGGKLMNK; encoded by the coding sequence ATGGAATGGGATAATCTTCACGAACTCCTGCGGTCGCTTTATGACGATATGATGCCGCTTGCAGGCGATATGGCGGCTGTTGCTAAGGGTTTGGCAGGATTGGGTGCGTTGTTTTATGTGGCATTAAAGGTTTGGCAGGCCTTAAGCCGTGCCGAACCTATCGATATGTTTCCATTATTACGCCCGTTCGCTTTAGGATTGTGTATTATGTTTTTCCCGACCATCGTATTGGGAACCATTAATGCGGTGCTAAGACCGGTTGTAACCGGAACCCATGCCATACTGCAAGACCAGGTACTTGACCTGAATAAACTTCAACAGCAAAAAGACCAATTGGAATACGAAGCAATGGTCAGAAACCCCGAAACTGCCTATATGGTATCAGACGAAGAGTTTGATAAAAAACTGGATGAATTGGGTTGGTCGCCATCCGATATTGGTACAATGGCGGGTATGTATATGGACAGGCAAGCCTACAAGATAGAGAAAGCTATAAAAGATTGGTTTCGTAATCTACTGGAAATACTCTTTCAGGCGGCGGCTTTGGTCATTGATACCATACGAACGTTTTTCCTGATAGTCCTCTCCATACTTGGACCAATAGCCTTTGCTATTTCCGTATGGGACGGCTTTCAGTCCACGCTTACGCAATGGCTCACCAGGTACGTCAGCGTTTACCTGTGGCTTCCTGTTTCGGATTTGTTCAGCTCAATGCTCGCAAGAATACAATCCCTCATTTTAGAAAGGGATATAGCGATGCTTGCCGACCCAACCTATATACCTGATACGAGCAATACCGTGTACATCATTTTTATGATAATCGGCATCATCGGGTACTTCACTATACCGACAGTAACAGGTTGGGTAATCCAAGCCGGAGGCGCAGGAAACTTTACCCGCAATGTAAATACAACTGCAATGAAAGCCGGAAACATCGCCGGAGCAGGCGCAGGCTCAACAGTTGGAAACATCGGCGGTAAACTGATGAATAAATAA
- a CDS encoding DUF4141 domain-containing protein — translation MKKVLYLVCTALMLAAAPSANAQWVVTDPANLASGIINSANEIIQTSSTVSNVVKNFNEVKRVYEQGKEYYDKLKAINNLVKDARKVQQTVLLVGDVSEMYVNNFGKMMNDPNFKPQELVAIGNGYSALLNESAELLKELKQIVTSSSLSLNDKERMDIIDRVYKEVKEYHSLVRYYTNKNISVSYLRAKKKNDAKRVLELYGTANQKYW, via the coding sequence ATGAAAAAAGTATTGTATCTGGTGTGTACGGCCTTAATGCTTGCCGCAGCACCGTCAGCAAATGCCCAATGGGTCGTAACAGATCCGGCTAATCTGGCTTCGGGTATCATCAACTCTGCAAACGAAATCATACAGACTTCTTCGACTGTGAGCAATGTTGTAAAAAACTTCAACGAAGTGAAGAGAGTGTATGAACAGGGCAAGGAGTATTACGACAAGTTGAAAGCCATCAACAACCTGGTGAAAGATGCACGCAAAGTGCAACAAACGGTATTGTTGGTAGGTGATGTGTCGGAAATGTATGTGAACAACTTCGGGAAAATGATGAACGATCCAAATTTCAAACCGCAGGAATTGGTAGCTATCGGCAATGGCTATTCGGCACTGCTCAATGAAAGTGCCGAACTACTAAAAGAGTTAAAGCAGATTGTAACCTCTTCAAGCCTTTCGCTGAACGACAAAGAACGTATGGATATCATAGACAGGGTTTACAAAGAAGTAAAGGAATATCACAGTTTGGTACGCTACTACACCAATAAGAACATTTCTGTGAGCTACTTGAGAGCGAAAAAGAAAAACGATGCCAAAAGAGTGCTTGAACTCTACGGAACTGCTAACCAAAAATACTGGTAA
- a CDS encoding nitrogen regulatory IIA protein: protein MKKLRANMDRYFDKLDDRWRALPVRKQHQYTLYFFVGYLLLTVAVIGKVMYDTSKSGNDMVIEHIENPVLKSKNPARLQDSVSTILKNRIYERK, encoded by the coding sequence ATGAAAAAATTAAGAGCAAATATGGACAGGTACTTTGACAAGTTGGATGACCGTTGGCGGGCATTGCCAGTACGCAAACAGCACCAATATACGCTGTACTTCTTTGTGGGTTATCTGCTGCTTACCGTAGCGGTCATCGGCAAAGTGATGTACGATACCTCAAAGTCTGGCAACGATATGGTCATAGAGCATATCGAAAACCCTGTCCTAAAAAGTAAAAATCCTGCAAGGTTGCAGGATAGTGTATCAACAATTTTAAAAAATAGGATTTATGAAAGAAAATGA
- a CDS encoding conjugal transfer protein TraO → MKKYIYSVLLVMIGITAAQAQRMLPKQKGLEISAGVLSNDKIGNDYYISAAMTVNGKNGNYQLWAFEYSHQYHNYKDVRIPQETYSAEGGYSFFLLGDARKNITLNLGITGVVGYETINRGKAMLYDGAKILSEDNFIYGAGGRLTFETYLSDRFVLVLQGRTKVLWGTDLQQFRPSAGVGLRFNF, encoded by the coding sequence ATGAAAAAGTATATCTATAGTGTGCTGCTTGTTATGATAGGCATCACGGCTGCACAGGCGCAAAGGATGCTGCCAAAGCAGAAAGGATTGGAAATAAGTGCAGGCGTATTATCCAATGATAAAATCGGCAATGATTATTACATCAGTGCTGCAATGACCGTAAACGGAAAGAACGGTAACTACCAGCTCTGGGCGTTTGAATATTCCCATCAATACCACAATTATAAAGATGTGCGTATACCACAAGAAACGTACTCCGCTGAAGGCGGCTATAGTTTCTTTTTGTTGGGCGATGCCCGAAAGAACATCACGCTGAATTTAGGGATAACGGGCGTGGTCGGTTACGAAACCATTAACCGGGGAAAAGCAATGTTGTATGATGGTGCGAAAATATTGAGCGAGGACAATTTCATTTATGGTGCAGGTGGTCGTCTCACCTTTGAAACGTACCTGTCAGACCGTTTTGTATTAGTCCTGCAAGGACGCACAAAAGTCTTATGGGGTACGGATTTACAGCAGTTTCGCCCCTCTGCAGGTGTGGGATTAAGGTTTAACTTTTAA
- a CDS encoding helix-turn-helix transcriptional regulator has protein sequence MKNTIKVERAKKNWTQADLAEKIGISRQAMNSIETSKFVPSTLLALKLAHAFGTPVEEIFQLEDTDFK, from the coding sequence ATGAAAAATACGATAAAAGTTGAGCGAGCAAAGAAAAATTGGACACAAGCAGATTTAGCAGAAAAAATTGGCATATCAAGACAAGCGATGAACTCGATTGAAACCAGCAAGTTCGTTCCCTCCACTCTTTTAGCTTTAAAATTGGCCCATGCATTTGGGACACCGGTAGAAGAAATTTTTCAATTAGAAGATACCGATTTCAAATAA
- a CDS encoding arsenic resistance protein has protein sequence MIKRETLEEKQIGIYFITLIISVFVGLYWKETNILEKAIEPVIGILLYSMFCQIPFLQLKQALKDRSFFKAILFGNFLLIPLLVWILIRIFPTTSIITLGILLVLLTPCIDYVIVFSHLGKGNSKAVLASTPLLFILQMLLLPLYLWIFLGKETIGIIEITPFVKAFLHLIVIPFLLSIITQVLSKSNSKSGKAILDFSGWLPVPLMALTFFVVIASQIGVLYNNPEPILKVVPIYVAFAIIAPFIGKLSAKIFRVNFYGSRAISFSTSTRNSLVVLPLALALPAPENQLVAVVIVTQTIVEIFFELLYIKAIPLLTKAKDN, from the coding sequence ATGATTAAAAGAGAAACGCTTGAAGAAAAACAAATCGGCATATATTTTATCACGCTAATAATTAGTGTTTTTGTCGGGCTATATTGGAAGGAGACTAACATACTTGAAAAAGCCATTGAACCAGTAATTGGGATTTTGCTATACAGTATGTTTTGCCAAATTCCGTTTTTACAGTTGAAGCAAGCGCTAAAAGACCGTTCTTTTTTTAAGGCTATATTGTTTGGAAACTTCTTGCTGATCCCTTTATTGGTTTGGATTTTAATAAGGATTTTTCCAACAACGTCAATAATAACGCTTGGAATACTCTTAGTGCTGCTAACTCCCTGCATCGATTATGTCATTGTCTTTTCGCATTTGGGAAAAGGAAATTCTAAAGCTGTTTTGGCTTCCACTCCGTTGCTGTTTATTCTTCAAATGTTATTATTACCTCTTTACTTATGGATATTTCTTGGTAAAGAGACAATAGGGATCATTGAAATAACCCCGTTTGTAAAAGCATTTCTTCACTTAATTGTCATTCCATTTCTGCTTTCTATCATAACACAAGTATTATCGAAGTCAAACAGCAAATCCGGAAAAGCAATTTTGGATTTTTCAGGCTGGTTGCCTGTTCCTTTGATGGCTTTGACCTTTTTTGTGGTTATTGCTTCTCAAATCGGCGTATTGTATAACAACCCCGAACCAATTTTAAAAGTTGTTCCGATTTATGTAGCATTTGCGATAATTGCCCCATTTATCGGGAAATTATCAGCCAAAATATTCAGGGTTAATTTTTATGGATCTAGAGCTATTTCATTTTCAACAAGTACACGAAATTCATTGGTAGTATTGCCGTTGGCACTAGCTTTACCTGCTCCCGAAAATCAATTGGTTGCCGTGGTTATTGTAACGCAGACAATTGTTGAAATTTTCTTTGAACTGCTTTATATAAAAGCAATTCCTCTCTTAACAAAAGCAAAAGACAATTAG
- a CDS encoding helix-turn-helix domain-containing protein, with the protein MEVIAIQKSTLEGMKNELKALLELTKNATKRYTPIFAEEQWLDHQEVCLMMNITKRTLQTYKNKGLLPYSRLNRKNYYKRSDVQALLEAGQPYNTADNGFIDE; encoded by the coding sequence ATGGAAGTTATCGCAATACAAAAATCCACACTGGAGGGAATGAAAAATGAGCTGAAGGCACTTTTGGAACTGACCAAAAATGCCACGAAAAGATACACACCAATTTTCGCAGAAGAACAATGGCTCGATCACCAGGAAGTATGCCTGATGATGAACATTACCAAACGGACTTTGCAGACGTATAAAAACAAGGGCTTATTGCCTTATTCCAGACTGAACCGTAAGAATTATTATAAACGCTCGGATGTGCAGGCTTTGCTTGAAGCCGGGCAGCCGTACAATACCGCCGATAATGGATTTATTGACGAATGA
- a CDS encoding DUF3872 domain-containing protein: MIAIFNKFRTGLMPLYILLAILTASVTLVSCSKDDELEIQNDFPFEVNVMPVPKDVPNGQTVEIRMTIKRTGNYSNTQYYLRYFQFDGQGMLQYYDEPPYLPNDLYQLPKEQFRLYYTSTSAVSQSFDVWISDSFGNEKQINFQFNSSD, from the coding sequence ATGATAGCAATATTCAATAAATTCAGAACAGGGCTAATGCCATTATATATACTGTTGGCAATCCTCACAGCCTCGGTAACATTGGTATCTTGCAGCAAAGATGACGAACTCGAAATACAGAACGATTTCCCTTTTGAGGTAAATGTGATGCCTGTGCCAAAAGACGTTCCCAATGGACAGACGGTAGAAATACGTATGACCATAAAACGTACTGGCAATTATAGCAACACGCAATATTACCTACGTTATTTCCAGTTTGATGGTCAGGGAATGTTACAATACTACGATGAACCGCCTTATCTGCCCAATGACCTTTACCAATTACCAAAGGAGCAGTTTCGGTTATATTACACTTCAACATCTGCCGTATCACAGTCCTTTGATGTTTGGATTTCAGACAGTTTTGGGAATGAAAAACAGATAAATTTTCAGTTTAATAGTAGTGATTGA
- a CDS encoding response regulator, protein MSIVQIIRVALIDDHDLLRGELCKCLESFGFQTIFEAENGKVALAKMEKCDIMPDVCILDVNMPVMNGIETAKFIKEKYPMIKILGFSINDDESDVSRMLQSGIDGYILKGADPDELRAALQVLYSGGRYFSPGVKEMAEQYFRDVH, encoded by the coding sequence ATGAGTATAGTACAAATCATCAGGGTCGCTCTAATCGACGATCATGATCTGCTTAGGGGTGAACTTTGTAAGTGTCTTGAAAGCTTTGGTTTCCAGACCATATTTGAAGCCGAAAATGGAAAAGTAGCTTTAGCAAAAATGGAAAAATGTGATATAATGCCGGATGTATGTATCCTTGATGTGAATATGCCGGTGATGAATGGTATCGAAACCGCTAAGTTTATCAAGGAAAAGTATCCAATGATAAAAATATTAGGTTTTAGTATTAATGATGATGAGAGTGATGTTTCAAGGATGTTGCAATCAGGTATTGATGGATATATTTTAAAAGGTGCAGATCCTGATGAATTGAGAGCAGCTCTTCAAGTACTTTATAGTGGTGGTAGATACTTTAGTCCGGGAGTAAAGGAAATGGCAGAGCAGTATTTTAGGGATGTTCATTGA
- a CDS encoding helix-turn-helix transcriptional regulator — protein sequence MKYRELKPTIALEPYIHSFWELKGDETDSQWERNFPDGCPGLVINLGNECITDNGVLRMDFGKTYAVGTMTSFKDSFIEEGTHLFGVCLKPASFSNFYSFAALNELTGKTVQFEKSNSFSIEKLIRNPADYLNSFFVNRLQTTHNGLLQSVIADIHRSNGQLSIDHLAKRNFVTVRWLERNFKTYIGITPKAYSNIVRFQNAFALIKSSSNEQSLLDIAFECGFYDHSHLANEIKRNTGVFPSQL from the coding sequence ATGAAATATAGAGAATTAAAACCTACCATAGCATTAGAACCGTATATCCATTCTTTTTGGGAATTAAAGGGCGACGAAACCGATAGCCAATGGGAACGGAATTTCCCCGACGGATGTCCGGGGTTGGTCATCAATTTAGGAAATGAATGTATCACCGACAACGGGGTGCTTCGTATGGATTTCGGTAAAACGTATGCTGTGGGAACGATGACTTCCTTCAAAGACAGTTTTATTGAAGAAGGTACCCATTTGTTTGGGGTATGCCTTAAACCTGCGTCTTTCTCAAATTTCTACAGCTTTGCGGCACTAAACGAACTGACTGGCAAGACGGTTCAGTTTGAAAAGTCAAATTCATTTAGCATTGAAAAACTTATTAGAAATCCAGCCGATTATCTTAACAGTTTTTTTGTCAACAGGCTACAAACCACCCATAATGGCTTACTTCAGTCGGTGATTGCGGATATTCATAGATCAAACGGTCAATTGAGTATAGACCATCTTGCTAAAAGAAACTTCGTAACGGTAAGATGGTTAGAACGGAATTTTAAAACATATATTGGAATTACCCCGAAAGCGTATTCAAATATCGTACGTTTTCAAAATGCCTTTGCCCTGATTAAAAGTTCTTCCAATGAGCAAAGTTTATTGGATATTGCCTTTGAGTGTGGCTTTTATGACCATTCGCACCTTGCCAATGAAATAAAAAGAAACACCGGTGTTTTCCCTTCCCAACTTTAA
- a CDS encoding response regulator transcription factor, translating to MLQIAIVDDHTLFRKSLALLINSFSEMVVVIEASNGVELLDKLNSKPVDIILLDLQMPEMDGFETCRKVKQLYPSIKILVLTLMNEIDTIRNVVNMGVQGYFTKNTPPKELEDVIWKLEDNGFYFEKSLTSVINEILANPDSKIYEQNVQFTDRELEIILLTAQGMKAKEIAETLFISTKTVNAHKQNIQHKYNFENIMSAILYCVHHNIIDLKSIASNK from the coding sequence ATGCTACAAATTGCAATAGTGGATGATCATACACTTTTTAGGAAAAGTTTGGCTCTCTTAATTAATAGTTTTTCTGAAATGGTTGTGGTTATCGAAGCTTCGAACGGCGTAGAGCTACTCGATAAACTTAACAGTAAGCCTGTCGATATCATACTCCTGGATCTGCAAATGCCAGAAATGGATGGTTTTGAAACGTGTAGAAAAGTGAAGCAATTGTATCCCAGCATCAAAATTTTGGTACTTACTCTTATGAATGAGATCGATACTATTCGAAACGTTGTAAACATGGGAGTACAAGGATATTTTACAAAAAATACCCCGCCCAAAGAGCTGGAAGATGTTATTTGGAAATTGGAAGACAATGGATTCTATTTTGAAAAGAGCCTCACTTCGGTAATAAATGAAATACTTGCAAATCCCGATAGTAAGATCTATGAACAAAATGTTCAATTCACTGATCGTGAACTTGAAATTATCTTATTAACTGCTCAGGGAATGAAAGCTAAGGAAATTGCTGAAACTTTATTCATTAGTACTAAGACGGTAAACGCACACAAACAAAACATTCAGCATAAATACAATTTCGAAAATATCATGTCTGCCATATTATACTGCGTCCACCATAACATCATTGATTTAAAATCAATTGCCTCGAATAAATAG
- a CDS encoding helix-turn-helix domain-containing protein, with product MDLLTNDKEEIVAYQEMIIQLKNHIESILKNYRPVMNGEIYLSGEDMCKLLHISKRTLQQYRDDNILPFIQIGGKIIYKETDILHILEQNYISTKTDRQ from the coding sequence ATGGATTTATTGACGAATGACAAAGAAGAAATCGTTGCCTATCAGGAAATGATAATACAGCTAAAAAACCATATCGAAAGTATATTGAAAAATTACCGTCCGGTAATGAACGGGGAAATATACCTTTCGGGCGAAGACATGTGCAAGCTGTTACATATTAGCAAACGTACGTTACAGCAGTATCGTGATGATAATATCCTACCATTTATACAGATTGGAGGCAAGATTATCTATAAGGAAACCGATATTCTACACATACTGGAGCAAAATTATATTTCCACTAAAACCGATCGACAATAA